Proteins encoded together in one Candidatus Peregrinibacteria bacterium window:
- a CDS encoding type II toxin-antitoxin system Phd/YefM family antitoxin, giving the protein MIKDKCVSVTDLRTNTKDCLDGLRKSPKYIFINNKPVAVLMDIQEYEDMFYETDLVELDESEMTKDLATKAKMALNMDASELKNI; this is encoded by the coding sequence ATGATTAAAGATAAATGTGTATCGGTAACTGACCTTCGTACAAATACTAAGGACTGTTTAGATGGTTTGCGGAAGAGTCCAAAATATATTTTTATAAATAATAAGCCCGTCGCTGTTTTAATGGATATTCAGGAATATGAGGATATGTTTTATGAGACTGATCTTGTAGAGCTTGATGAGAGCGAGATGACCAAGGATTTGGCGACCAAAGCGAAGATGGCTTTGAATATGGATGCATCTGAACTTAAAAATATATGA